A part of Capsicum annuum cultivar UCD-10X-F1 chromosome 6, UCD10Xv1.1, whole genome shotgun sequence genomic DNA contains:
- the LOC107874747 gene encoding nudix hydrolase 18, mitochondrial isoform X2, with protein sequence MLKTFSMSSRIGRDLQRYNEGCRQVVGSQKSPRLMFPKGGWEIDESLIDAALRETFEEAGVLGDVEVQDYLGTWNFKSKSQGTFHEGHMLPLYVTQELDEWPEKSARQRLWMKFNEAREVCWHPWMKEALDVFASKLAKRNKEKPQTLLYPFNELSIEAMSNIDTTPVPNQMYNIEEPRMDNVEANPLTCEEPSINPIFVADSMFNGTLFSEELGISHIASTTPMFNEDTRISIIAHS encoded by the exons ATGTTGAAGACATTTTCTATGTCCTCCCGTATAGGAAGAGACTTACAGAGATATAATGAAGGTTGTCGTCAAGTTGTTGG TTCACAGAAGAGTCCAAGATTGATGTTCCCAAAG GGTGGTTGGGAAATTGATGAGTCCTTAATAGATGCAGCTTTACGCGAAACCTTCGAGGAAGCTGGTGTTCTTGGCGATGTTGAAGTTCAA GATTATTTAGGTACCTGGAATTTCAAGAGCAAAAGCCAAGGCACATTTCATGAGGGACACATGCTGCCATTGTATGTCACTCAGGAATTAGATGAATGGCCGGAGAAATCTGCCCGTCAACGTTTATGG ATGAAATTTAACGAAGCTAGGGAAGTATGTTGGCATCCATGGATGAAGGAAGCTTTGGACGTCTTTGCTTCAAAGCTTGCTAAGAGAAACAAAGAAAAGCCTCAGACATTATTATACCCTTTCAATGAATTGTCAATTGAGGCAATGTCAAATATTGATACTACTCCAGTACCTAACCAAATGTACAATATTGAAGAACCAAGAATGGATAACGTTGAAGCTAATCCTTTGACTTGTGAAGAACCAAGCATCAATCCAATCTTTGTAGCCGATTCGATGTTCAATGGGACATTGTTCAGTGAAGAATTGGGAATAAGCCATATAGCTAGTACTACACCAATGTTCAATGAGGATACAAGAATAAGCATTATCGCTCATAGCTAG
- the LOC107874747 gene encoding nudix hydrolase 18, mitochondrial isoform X1, producing MLKTFSMSSRIGRDLQRYNEGCRQVVGCIPYRYRNSYQSGSNIDDLEFLLISSQKSPRLMFPKGGWEIDESLIDAALRETFEEAGVLGDVEVQDYLGTWNFKSKSQGTFHEGHMLPLYVTQELDEWPEKSARQRLWMKFNEAREVCWHPWMKEALDVFASKLAKRNKEKPQTLLYPFNELSIEAMSNIDTTPVPNQMYNIEEPRMDNVEANPLTCEEPSINPIFVADSMFNGTLFSEELGISHIASTTPMFNEDTRISIIAHS from the exons ATGTTGAAGACATTTTCTATGTCCTCCCGTATAGGAAGAGACTTACAGAGATATAATGAAGGTTGTCGTCAAGTTGTTGG ATGCATTCCATATAGATACAGAAATAGTTACCAGTCAGGTTCCAATATTGATGATTTGGAGTTTTTATTGATCAGTTCACAGAAGAGTCCAAGATTGATGTTCCCAAAG GGTGGTTGGGAAATTGATGAGTCCTTAATAGATGCAGCTTTACGCGAAACCTTCGAGGAAGCTGGTGTTCTTGGCGATGTTGAAGTTCAA GATTATTTAGGTACCTGGAATTTCAAGAGCAAAAGCCAAGGCACATTTCATGAGGGACACATGCTGCCATTGTATGTCACTCAGGAATTAGATGAATGGCCGGAGAAATCTGCCCGTCAACGTTTATGG ATGAAATTTAACGAAGCTAGGGAAGTATGTTGGCATCCATGGATGAAGGAAGCTTTGGACGTCTTTGCTTCAAAGCTTGCTAAGAGAAACAAAGAAAAGCCTCAGACATTATTATACCCTTTCAATGAATTGTCAATTGAGGCAATGTCAAATATTGATACTACTCCAGTACCTAACCAAATGTACAATATTGAAGAACCAAGAATGGATAACGTTGAAGCTAATCCTTTGACTTGTGAAGAACCAAGCATCAATCCAATCTTTGTAGCCGATTCGATGTTCAATGGGACATTGTTCAGTGAAGAATTGGGAATAAGCCATATAGCTAGTACTACACCAATGTTCAATGAGGATACAAGAATAAGCATTATCGCTCATAGCTAG
- the LOC107875974 gene encoding probable inactive receptor kinase At1g48480: protein MLSSSTSISFTNSNLTMLLLIFITIKSLIFVSSSSSDLNSDRAALLSFRSAVGGRTHLWNTNSTSPCSWAGVQCENNRVTVIRLPASALSGTLPVNTFSNLTRLRTLSLRLNRLSGLLPTDLSQCVELRNVYLQGNFFTGGVSSSLSGLNNLVRLNLANNKLSGEIPSVFNNLTRLRTLVLERNQFSGSLPELKFANLEQFNVSFNKLNGFIPRSLMAMPASAFIGNSLCGKPLNVCPGNKTQPAIATAGVEIGNTNSRKKKLSGGAISGIVIGSFAGVFILLSILFVLGRMRSDDKTSSRDVETVKQPETEVFGVEKPENGGANNGNSVAVAETAAALSSGDENWGENGAKRKLVFFGDYYKVFDLDDLLRASAEVLGKGTFGTAYKAVLEIGTIVVVKRLKDVAMSERECKEKIEEVGAMNHENLVPLRAYYFSSEEKLLVFDYMPMGSLSALLHGSKGAGRTPLNWEIRSSIALGVARGIEYLHSQGPDFSHGNIKSSNVLLTKSYEARVSDFGLANLVGPPSSPTRVVGYRAPEVTDPHRVSQKADVYSFGVLLLELLTGKAPSHALLNEEGVDLPRWVQSVVREEWPSEVFDIELLRYQTAEEEMVQLLQLAIDCTAQYPDSRPSMADISKQIEDIRRSTSHDKHEHSNLANATE, encoded by the exons ATGTTGTCCAGTTCCACTTCCATTTCATTTACAAACTCAAATTTAACAATGCTTCTTTTAATCTTCATCACAATTAAGTCTCTTATATTtgtatcatcttcttcttccgATCTCAACTCCGACCGCGCTGCTCTTTTATCCTTCCGGTCCGCGGTAGGTGGACGTACACATCTCTGGAACACCAACAGTACCTCCCCATGCAGCTGGGCTGGTGTACAATGTGAAAACAACCGTGTCACTGTTATCCGTCTACCAGCTTCTGCTCTTTCCGGCACTCTTCCAGTGAACACATTTTCAAATCTCACTCGTCTACGTACTCTCAGTCTCCGTCTTAACCGCCTTTCTGGTCTTCTACCTACTGATCTTTCACAATGTGTTGAGCTTCGTAATGTTTATCTCCAGGGTAACTTTTTTACCGGAGGTGTTTCTTCTTCCTTATCCGGGCTGAACAATTTAGTTCGGTTGAATCTTGCTAACAATAAACTTTCCGGAGAAATTCCGTCCGTGTTTAACAATTTGACAAGATTGAGGACGCTTGTACTCGAGAGAAACCAGTTTTCTGGGTCTTTACCTGAGCTGAAGTTTGCTAATCTCGAACAGTTCAATGTGTCGTTCAATAAACTGAATGGATTTATTCCGAGAAGTTTAATGGCAATGCCTGCAAGTGCTTTTATCGGAAATTCACTCTGTGGAAAGCCTCTAAATGTTTGTCCAGGAAATAAAACCCAGCCTGCTATAGCTACTGCTGGGGTTGAAATTGGGAATACGAATAGCAGGAAAAAGAAGCTATCTGGTGGAGCTATTTCCGGGATTGTAATCGGGTCTTTTGCTGGAGTTTTTATACTACTGTCGATTTTGTTTGTGTTAGGTAGGATGAGAAGTGATGACAAAACAAGTTCTCGCGATGTTGAGACAGTTAAGCAACCGGAAACAGAAGTTTTCGGGGTTGAGAAACCAGAAAATGGAGGTGCAAATAATGGGAATTCAGTGGCGGTGGCAGAAACAGCGGCGGCATTGAGTAGTGGGGATGAGAATTGGGGAGAAAATGGGGCTAAAAGGAAGCTTGTGTTTTTCGGAGATTATTATAAAGTATTTGATTTGGATGATTTGTTGAGAGCATCTGCAGAGGTTCTTGGAAAAGGGACATTTGGAACAGCTTATAAGGCAGTATTGGAGATAGGTACAATTGTTGTTGTTAAGAGATTGAAAGATGTGGCAATGTCTGAGAGGGAGTGTaaggagaaaattgaagaagttggaGCAATGAATCATGAGAATTTGGTGCCTCTTAGagcttattatttcagtagtgaGGAAAAACTTCTTGTCTTTGACTATATGCCAATGGGGAGCTTGTCTGCACTTCTTCATG GAAGCAAGGGGGCTGGCAGAACACCATTGAATTGGGAAATCAGGTCCAGTATTGCCCTCGGAGTTGCACGTGGCATTGAATACCTTCACTCTCAAGGTCCTGATTTCTCCCATGGCAATATCAAATCATCCAATGTTCTTCTCACCAAATCATACGAAGCACGTGTCTCAGATTTTGGTCTGGCTAACTTGGTTGGACCGCCATCCTCTCCTACTCGAGTTGTAGGATATCGTGCTCCAGAGGTAACTGATCCTCACAGGGTTTCCCAAAAGGCAGATGTCTATAGCTTTGGAGTATTACTCTTGGAGCTTCTTACTGGAAAAGCACCTAGTCATGCCCTCTTAAATGAAGAAGGTGTTGACTTGCCAAGGTGGGTTCAATCTGTCGTTCGCGAAGAATGGCCTTCTGAGGTTTTTGATATTGAACTCCTCAGGTACCAGACTGCTGAAGAAGAGATGGTCCAACTCTTGCAGCTAGCAATAGACTGTACAGCTCAATATCCTGATAGCCGTCCTTCAATGGCCGATATCTCCAAACAGATTGAAGATATTCGACGTTCAACCTCTCATGACAAACATGAACACTCTAATCTTGCCAATGCAACAGAGTGA